The window CCTTCAGGACATGTTTTAGAACCTTCATAAAGCAGTGCCTGAGCTCTACAGTCGGAAACCCCTTCGTATATAAAACGCTCTTCGGCTCTGGAGCCTCCGGTGCAGTCACGCTCGGCAATTTCCGGTTCACGTTCTTCAACCGTCTGTCCCATCAGGGCGGCTATAGCCATTATGCCTTCCTGATCAGAAACAACACAGACATCAGCCCCGGATTTTCCGGCAACTATAGCTGCGGCGGCTCCGGCACAACCGGGATATCCGCAACCTCCACAGTTTGCTCCAGGCAGAAGATCTTCCACTCTGGCAATTCTCGGGTCCTCTTTCACATACAAAACCTTTGAAGCCACAGCCAGAATCAACGCTGCTCCGAAGCCCAATCCCAGTAAAACCAAAGCTGATGAAAAAATCATATCCAGTCCTCCGTAAATGAAGGTCTTAAATCATTCCTTTAAAAGCGAAAAACGCCAGTGACATTAACCCTGCCATAATAAGCCCTGCCGGTGTTCCACGCATAGCAACCGGAATTCTTCTGATTTCAAGCCGTTCTCTGATACCAGCCAGAAGTATTAAGGCCAGCATGAAACCGAGACCGGAAGCAAAAGCAAATGAGACCGCTTTTACAAAACCGAATTCTTCACGCTGGCAGATAATGGCAATACCCATGACGGCACAGTTTGTGGTGATCAGCGGCAAGAAGATACCAAGAGCCTTGTAAAGTGGTGGAACTGTCTTTTTTAAAAACATTTCAACAAATTGAACCAGCGCGGCAATAACAAGGATAAAAGTCAGAGTCTGTAAATATTCTATGCCGAATGGTTCAAGCAGATATTTCTGGACCAGCCATGTAAATCCGGCTGCCATTACGGCCACGAAAACAACCGCGCCGCCCATTCCGAAGGCTACCCCGGTATTCTTGGAAGTGCCGATGAAAGGACAGTTCCCGAGATACTGGGCCAGTACGATATTGTTTACAAATATAGCAGAGATAAAGAGCAAGAAAAAATCCTGCATAACCATGTCCTCCTATGCTTCACGACTGCGGGAGCATGCTCCGCA of the Maridesulfovibrio bastinii DSM 16055 genome contains:
- a CDS encoding electron transport complex protein RnfA, translated to MQDFFLLFISAIFVNNIVLAQYLGNCPFIGTSKNTGVAFGMGGAVVFVAVMAAGFTWLVQKYLLEPFGIEYLQTLTFILVIAALVQFVEMFLKKTVPPLYKALGIFLPLITTNCAVMGIAIICQREEFGFVKAVSFAFASGLGFMLALILLAGIRERLEIRRIPVAMRGTPAGLIMAGLMSLAFFAFKGMI